One region of Primulina tabacum isolate GXHZ01 chromosome 17, ASM2559414v2, whole genome shotgun sequence genomic DNA includes:
- the LOC142531917 gene encoding pto-interacting protein 1-like isoform X1 has protein sequence MGVSRNGCTNFVEPPQDPFPSMTETLSTHADQDYRENFECDETDVKFKSFLYKMIWDFGLGCVIPHRRRLFGVNLDKGSSRGNILEHKAWLLAESGGCRAEEPHSVHSSFRFNICSQVELESMTLNNGCSYSTTVLMVNLDGGFWNDSKSRELRWRTIQSLERNISPVARSLIRFSYTEILSASRNFSKGRILGRGALSCVFRGRVGFRRTAVAIKRLNKEDKESSKAFCRELMIAGSLRNHRIVPLVGFCIDAEEGLFLVYKYVSGGSLEGLLHGIGKKRGVNGGPLLSWSARCRISTGIAEAIQYLHNGTERCVVHRDIKPSNILLSSKKTPKLCDFGLALWTLAPSVPFLCKTVKGTFGYLAPEYFQHGKVSDKTDVYAFGIVLLELITGRKPIEMKRARGEENLVLWAKPLLQQRGFEKFLDPRLKYTRKNMNQISRMVHAANSCLNNEESRRPEINEIVAILRGKDLTALKRKKGYLTGNNGLIDSCPQRHWAKNDMENHVALAMLGVDFDDDNHHNYP, from the exons ATGGGTGTTTCAAGAAATGGTTGCACCAACTTTGTTGAGCCTCCGCAAGACCCATTTCCCTCAATGACAGAGACTTTATCCACCCATGCTGATCAAGATTATCGTGAAAACTTTGAATGTGATGAAACAGATGTAAAATTTAAGTCTTTTCTTTACAAAATGATCTGGGATTTTGGTTTGGGTTGTGTGATACCACACCGCCGCCGGCTCTTCGGTGTGAATCTGGACAAAGGAAGTAGCCGTGGCAACATTTTGGAGCACAAGGCCTGGTTGCTGGCAGAATCTGGCGGTTGTAGAGCAGAGGAGCCACATTCAGTTCACtcttcttttaggttcaatatctGTTCTCAGGTTGAGCTCGAATCAATGACTCTGAATAATGGGTGTTCTTATTCTACTACTGTTTTAATGGTGAATTTGGACGGTGGATTCTGGAATGATTCCAAGTCTAGGGAGTTGAGATGGAGGACAATTCAATCACTGGAGAGGAATATTTCTCCTGTTGCACGCTCATTGATAAGGTTCAGCTACACAGAAATCCTCTCGGCCTCTAGAAATTTCTCCAAAG GTAGAATTTTGGGGAGAGGGGCATTGAGCTGTGTGTTTAGAGGAAGAGTTGGATTTCGTAGAACTGCAGTGGCAATTAAACGGTTGAACAAAGAAGATAAGGAGTCATCCAAAGCATTTTGTAGGGAATTGATGATTGCTGGTTCTCTACGTAACCATCGAATCGTGCCGCTAGTCGGGTTTTGCATTGATGCTGAGGAGGGCTTGTTTTTGGTCTACAAATACGTCTCCGGTGGAAGTCTAGAGGGACTTTTGCACGGTATAG GGAAGAAAAGGGGAGTGAATGGTGGTCCATTGCTTTCTTGGTCGGCTCGGTGTAGGATCTCCACGGGAATAGCCGAGGCAATTCAGTACTTGCATAATGGAACCGAAAGATGTGTTGTTCATAGGGACATTAAGCCTTCAAACATTCTGCTTTCCTCCAAAAAGACACCTAAG TTGTGTGACTTCGGTTTGGCTTTGTGGACTCTTGCACCTTCGGTTCCATTCCTTTGTAAAACTGTTAAGGGAACATTTGG GTACTTGGCTCCCGAATATTTCCAGCATGGTAAAGTGTCTGATAAAACCGACGTTTATGCTTTTGGGATCGTGCTCTTGGAGCTAATAACAGGAAGAAAGCCAATCGAGATGAAAAGAGCTCGAGGGGAAGAAAATCTTGTTTTATGG GCAAAGCCATTACTTCAGCAAAGAGGTTTCGAAAAATTTCTTGATCCGAGGCTAAAGTACACAAGAAAGAACATGAATCAGATTTCTCGAATGGTTCACGCCGCAAATTCTTGCTTGAACAACGAAGAGTCCAGGAGACCGGAGATTAATGAAATTGTTGCTATTCTGAGAGGAAAAGACCTTACGGCCTTAAAGAGAAAGAAGGGTTATTTGACAGGTAACAATGGCTTGATTGATAGTTGCCCTCAACGACATTGGGCAAAGAATGATATGGAGAATCATGTTGCTTTAGCTATGCTAGGAGTCGATTTCGATGATGACAATCACCATAACTATCCGTGA
- the LOC142531917 gene encoding pto-interacting protein 1-like isoform X2 → MGVSRNGCTNFVEPPQDPFPSMTETLSTHADQDYRENFECDETDVKFKSFLYKMIWDFGLGCVIPHRRRLFGVNLDKGSSRGNILEHKAWLLAESGGCRAEEPHSVHSSFRFNICSQVELESMTLNNGCSYSTTVLMVNLDGGFWNDSKSRELRWRTIQSLERNISPVARSLIRFSYTEILSASRNFSKGRILGRGALSCVFRGRVGFRRTAVAIKRLNKEDKESSKAFCRELMIAGSLRNHRIVPLVGFCIDAEEGLFLVYKYVSGGSLEGLLHGKKRGVNGGPLLSWSARCRISTGIAEAIQYLHNGTERCVVHRDIKPSNILLSSKKTPKLCDFGLALWTLAPSVPFLCKTVKGTFGYLAPEYFQHGKVSDKTDVYAFGIVLLELITGRKPIEMKRARGEENLVLWAKPLLQQRGFEKFLDPRLKYTRKNMNQISRMVHAANSCLNNEESRRPEINEIVAILRGKDLTALKRKKGYLTGNNGLIDSCPQRHWAKNDMENHVALAMLGVDFDDDNHHNYP, encoded by the exons ATGGGTGTTTCAAGAAATGGTTGCACCAACTTTGTTGAGCCTCCGCAAGACCCATTTCCCTCAATGACAGAGACTTTATCCACCCATGCTGATCAAGATTATCGTGAAAACTTTGAATGTGATGAAACAGATGTAAAATTTAAGTCTTTTCTTTACAAAATGATCTGGGATTTTGGTTTGGGTTGTGTGATACCACACCGCCGCCGGCTCTTCGGTGTGAATCTGGACAAAGGAAGTAGCCGTGGCAACATTTTGGAGCACAAGGCCTGGTTGCTGGCAGAATCTGGCGGTTGTAGAGCAGAGGAGCCACATTCAGTTCACtcttcttttaggttcaatatctGTTCTCAGGTTGAGCTCGAATCAATGACTCTGAATAATGGGTGTTCTTATTCTACTACTGTTTTAATGGTGAATTTGGACGGTGGATTCTGGAATGATTCCAAGTCTAGGGAGTTGAGATGGAGGACAATTCAATCACTGGAGAGGAATATTTCTCCTGTTGCACGCTCATTGATAAGGTTCAGCTACACAGAAATCCTCTCGGCCTCTAGAAATTTCTCCAAAG GTAGAATTTTGGGGAGAGGGGCATTGAGCTGTGTGTTTAGAGGAAGAGTTGGATTTCGTAGAACTGCAGTGGCAATTAAACGGTTGAACAAAGAAGATAAGGAGTCATCCAAAGCATTTTGTAGGGAATTGATGATTGCTGGTTCTCTACGTAACCATCGAATCGTGCCGCTAGTCGGGTTTTGCATTGATGCTGAGGAGGGCTTGTTTTTGGTCTACAAATACGTCTCCGGTGGAAGTCTAGAGGGACTTTTGCACG GGAAGAAAAGGGGAGTGAATGGTGGTCCATTGCTTTCTTGGTCGGCTCGGTGTAGGATCTCCACGGGAATAGCCGAGGCAATTCAGTACTTGCATAATGGAACCGAAAGATGTGTTGTTCATAGGGACATTAAGCCTTCAAACATTCTGCTTTCCTCCAAAAAGACACCTAAG TTGTGTGACTTCGGTTTGGCTTTGTGGACTCTTGCACCTTCGGTTCCATTCCTTTGTAAAACTGTTAAGGGAACATTTGG GTACTTGGCTCCCGAATATTTCCAGCATGGTAAAGTGTCTGATAAAACCGACGTTTATGCTTTTGGGATCGTGCTCTTGGAGCTAATAACAGGAAGAAAGCCAATCGAGATGAAAAGAGCTCGAGGGGAAGAAAATCTTGTTTTATGG GCAAAGCCATTACTTCAGCAAAGAGGTTTCGAAAAATTTCTTGATCCGAGGCTAAAGTACACAAGAAAGAACATGAATCAGATTTCTCGAATGGTTCACGCCGCAAATTCTTGCTTGAACAACGAAGAGTCCAGGAGACCGGAGATTAATGAAATTGTTGCTATTCTGAGAGGAAAAGACCTTACGGCCTTAAAGAGAAAGAAGGGTTATTTGACAGGTAACAATGGCTTGATTGATAGTTGCCCTCAACGACATTGGGCAAAGAATGATATGGAGAATCATGTTGCTTTAGCTATGCTAGGAGTCGATTTCGATGATGACAATCACCATAACTATCCGTGA